In one window of Deinococcus yavapaiensis KR-236 DNA:
- a CDS encoding SDR family NAD(P)-dependent oxidoreductase — translation MIPYSFTGGIAVLTGAASGIGRALATELARQGSHLALIDRDQDGLERVAGELRRQYPRLHVTTHPFDLAETEQIPALADAVLREHRRVTLLINNAGVALGGTFDELTLEEFEWVQSINFRAVVALCKAFLPALKAELHPHVVNVSSLYGIAAPPGQSAYVASKFAVRGFSEVLRHELAPGGIGVTVVHPGGVRTNIANSARVSSGVNATPQEIAAQTRAMNRVLRLDPAKAADMILNAVRKRSPRVLVGNDAKAIDMLVRTLPATYWTALRRLLPVRGKVNG, via the coding sequence ATGATTCCGTATTCGTTCACCGGAGGCATCGCCGTGCTGACGGGCGCCGCCAGCGGCATCGGCCGGGCGCTGGCGACCGAACTCGCGCGGCAGGGCAGCCACCTCGCCCTCATCGACCGCGATCAAGACGGCCTGGAACGCGTGGCAGGCGAGTTGAGGCGTCAGTACCCGCGCCTTCACGTCACCACCCACCCGTTCGACCTCGCCGAGACCGAGCAGATTCCCGCGCTGGCCGACGCTGTGCTGCGCGAACATCGCCGCGTCACCCTGCTGATCAACAACGCGGGCGTGGCGCTGGGCGGCACCTTCGACGAACTCACCTTGGAAGAATTCGAGTGGGTGCAGAGCATCAACTTCCGAGCGGTCGTCGCCTTGTGCAAAGCGTTCCTGCCCGCCTTGAAAGCCGAGCTGCATCCGCACGTCGTGAACGTCTCCAGCTTGTACGGCATCGCCGCGCCTCCCGGCCAGAGCGCTTACGTGGCGAGCAAGTTCGCCGTTCGCGGCTTTTCCGAGGTGCTGCGGCACGAACTGGCTCCCGGAGGAATCGGCGTGACCGTCGTGCATCCCGGCGGCGTGCGAACGAACATCGCCAACAGCGCCCGCGTGAGCAGCGGCGTCAACGCCACGCCGCAAGAAATCGCCGCCCAGACGCGCGCCATGAACCGCGTGCTGCGCCTCGACCCCGCCAAGGCGGCCGACATGATCTTGAACGCCGTCCGCAAGCGCTCACCGCGCGTCCTCGTGGGCAACGACGCCAAGGCCATCGACATGCTGGTGCGCACCCTACCCGCCACGTACTGGACGGCACTGCGCCGCCTTCTGCCCGTGCGCGGCAAGGTGAACGGGTGA
- a CDS encoding alpha/beta fold hydrolase, protein MNQPEFLNVGQVRTRHVTQGEGEPVVLLHGIGRSLEDWADTVPAFAAHHRVYALDLIGFGLTDKPDVPYTLPGLARFVRHYLDAVGETRPVHLVGNSMGGAVAQQFAAMYPQQVRKLVLVNSAGFGREVTFVLRLLAVPKLGEWLMAPNPRNSARAVQGLFHDSRFATAERRRHAQLLARQPNRARSYLSVARFLGGWRGVHPHWREALTRQVAERKLATLIIWGDRDKILPAKHLEHARRVYPHARSHLFPQTGHMPQIERAGEFNALVLKFLGE, encoded by the coding sequence GTGAATCAACCGGAGTTTCTCAACGTCGGGCAGGTGCGAACTCGTCACGTGACGCAGGGCGAAGGTGAGCCGGTCGTGCTGCTGCACGGCATCGGACGCAGCCTCGAAGACTGGGCCGACACCGTGCCCGCGTTCGCCGCGCACCACCGGGTGTACGCGCTGGACCTCATCGGCTTCGGCTTGACCGACAAACCCGACGTGCCGTACACCCTGCCAGGTCTGGCGCGCTTCGTGCGGCACTACCTGGACGCCGTCGGCGAAACGCGCCCGGTGCACCTCGTCGGCAACTCCATGGGGGGCGCCGTGGCTCAGCAGTTCGCCGCGATGTACCCGCAGCAAGTTCGGAAGCTGGTGCTGGTGAACAGCGCCGGGTTCGGACGCGAAGTCACGTTCGTCTTGCGCCTGCTCGCCGTGCCGAAGCTGGGCGAGTGGCTGATGGCCCCCAATCCGCGCAACAGCGCCCGCGCCGTGCAAGGCCTGTTCCACGACTCCCGGTTCGCCACCGCAGAACGCCGCCGGCACGCCCAGCTTCTCGCGCGGCAGCCGAATCGAGCCCGGTCGTATCTCAGCGTCGCCCGGTTTCTCGGAGGATGGCGCGGCGTGCATCCACATTGGCGAGAAGCGCTGACGCGACAAGTGGCCGAACGGAAACTTGCCACGTTGATCATCTGGGGCGATCGAGACAAGATTTTGCCCGCCAAGCATCTGGAGCACGCCCGAAGGGTGTATCCGCACGCCCGAAGCCACCTTTTTCCGCAGACCGGTCACATGCCTCAAATCGAGCGGGCCGGGGAATTCAACGCGCTGGTCCTGAAGTTTCTAGGAGAATGA